The following proteins come from a genomic window of Musa acuminata AAA Group cultivar baxijiao chromosome BXJ1-7, Cavendish_Baxijiao_AAA, whole genome shotgun sequence:
- the LOC135679025 gene encoding protein TRI1-like: MSRVFGGCRTLAARAAVAARAGTKASAAAPAVISSPSSTAAKPKHSGILKPIPVSLAMRKFLGVPEISRSQAVKKIWEYIKGHQLQNPANKKEICCDEKLKTLFEDRDKVGMLEIAKLISPHFLKSK; the protein is encoded by the exons ATGTCTAGGGTTTTTGGTGGTTGCAGGACTCTCGCGGCCAGGGCGGCGGTGGCGGCCAGGGCGGGGACGAAGGCCTCCGCGGCCGCTCCCGCGGTGATATCGTCACCGTCGTCGACGGCGGCGAAACCGAAGCACAGCGGCATCCTGAAGCCGATCCCCGTATCCCTGGCTATGAGGAAATTCCTTGGCGTCCCGGAGATCTCGCGTAGCCAGGCCGTCAAGAAGATCTGGGAGTACATCAAGGGCCACCAGCTTCAG AACCCAGCAAATAAAAAGGAGATTTGCTGTGATGAGAAGCTGAAGACTCTTTTTGAAGATAGAGACAAGGTTGGGATGCTGGAAATTGCAAAACTGATTTCTCCTCATTTCCTCAAATCTAAATAA